One Caretta caretta isolate rCarCar2 chromosome 6, rCarCar1.hap1, whole genome shotgun sequence genomic region harbors:
- the LOC142072284 gene encoding olfactory receptor 5G3-like, with amino-acid sequence MEKGNHSEVTEFILSGLTDRPELQVPLFGVFLLIYGITLVGNGGMILLITIDPRLHTPMYFFLRNLSFCDLCLSLIISPKMLLNLLAERKSISYTACAVQMHLSIMFGDAECLLLAVMAFDRYVAICNPLLYTVTLSRQLCKQLVAGAYAVAMVDSMINSCFIFQLSFCSSNIINHFFCDIPPLLALSCADTHITENVIFTFACCVIISSFVTVLLSYVCIISTILQIRSAKGQRKAFSTCTFHLASVVLLFGTLLFMYLRPTSSYSMDRDKIASVFYTVVIPMLNPLIYSLRNKEVIHALRKTINKFLRNS; translated from the coding sequence ATGGAAAAGGGAAATCACTCGGAGGTGACTGAGTTCATTCTCTCAGGACTGACAGATCGTCCGGAGCTGCAGGTTCCCCTCTTTGGGGTGTTCCTGCTGATTTATGGTATCAccctggtggggaatggggggatgaTCTTGTTAATCACAATTGATCCCCGACtacacacccccatgtactttttcctcaggaatttgtctttctgtgacctctgtctTTCCTTGATAATTTCCCCTAAAATGCTGCTGAATTTATTAGCCGAGAGGAAAAGCATTTCTTACACTGCCTGCGCTGTGCAAATGCATCTCTCTATCATGTTTGGAGATGCTGAGtgcctcttgctggctgtgatggcgtttgaccgttatgtggccatctgtaacccGCTGCTCTATACGGTCACCTTGTCCAGGCAGCTCTGTaaacagctggtggctggggcATACGCTGTGGCGATGGTGGATTCAATGATAAACTCATGTTTTATatttcagctgtcattctgcagctccaacatcatcaatcatttcttctgtgataTCCCCCCACTGTTGGCGCTCTCCTGTGCTGACACCCACATCACTGAGAATGTGATCTTTACTTTCGCGTGCTGCGTTATAATAAGCAGCTTTGTGACTGTCCTCCTCTCCTATGTCTGTatcatctccaccatcctgcagatcCGCTCAGCCAAGGGCCAgcgcaaagccttctccacctgcactttCCACTTGGCCTCTGTGGTTCTGCTTTTTGGCACGCTCCTCTTCATGTATTTACGTCCCACCTCCAGCTATTCCATGGACAGAGACAAAATAGCCTCTGTGTTTTACACGGTGgtgatccccatgttgaaccccctcatctacagcctgaggaacaaggaggtgATACATGCCCTGAGGAAAACAATCAATAAATTCCTGAGAAATTCTTGA
- the LOC142072283 gene encoding olfactory receptor 5W2-like, which produces MEEGNHTEVTEFILSGLTERPELQVPLFGLFLLIYGITLVGNVGMILLITTDPRLHTPMYFFLSNLSFCDLCLSSTISPQMLLNFLPERKNISFTACAVQMSLSIAFGDSQGFLLAVMAYDRYVAISNPLLYTVTMSRQLCKQLVAGVYALGLLDSMIFMCFTFRLSFCSSNIINHFFCDIPPLLALSCSQTRISENVMFTFACCIIMSSFIPVLLSYVYIISTILEIRSAEGRHKAFSTCTFHLTIVVLLFGTLLFMYLRPPSSYSTDKGKVASLFYTVVIPMLNPLIYSLRNTEVKDALRKAMNKLLTNS; this is translated from the coding sequence atggaagagggaaATCACACGGAGGTGACTGAGTTCATTCTCTCAGGACTGACAGAACGTCCGGAGCTACAGGTCCCCCTCTTTGGGCTTTTCCTACTGATTTATGGCATCACCCTGGTGGGGAATGTGGGGATGATCTTGTTAATCACAACTGACCCCCGACtgcacacccccatgtactttttcctcagtaatttgtctttctgtgacctctgccttTCCTCAACAATTTCCCCTCAGATGCTGCTCAATTTCTTACCCGAGAGGAAAAACATTTCTTTCACTGCCTGCGCTGTCCAAATGTCTCTCTCTATCGCTTTTGGAGATTCTCAGGGCTTCTTGCTGGCTGTGATGGCGTATGACCGTTATGTGGCCATCTCTAATCCACTGCTCTATACAGTCACCATGTCCAGGCAGCTTTGTAAACAACTGGTGGCTGGGGTGTACGCTCTGGGGCTTTTGGATTCAATGATATTCATGTGTTTTACATTTcggctgtcattctgcagctccaacatcatcaatcatttcttctgtgacatcccCCCACTGTTGGCGCTCTCCTGTTCTCAAACCCGCATCAGTGAGAATGTGATGTTTACTTTTGCATGCTGCATTATAATGAGCAGCTTTATTCCTGTCCTCCTCTCCTATGTCTATATCATCTCCACCATCCTTGAGATCCGCTCAGCCGAGGGCCGgcacaaagccttctccacctgcactttCCACTTGACCATTGTGGTTCTGCTTTTTGGCACCCTCCTCTTCATGTATTTACGTCCCCCCTCCAGCTATTCCACGGACAAAGGCAAAGTGGCCTCCTTGTTTTACACAGTGGTGATCCCCATGTtaaaccccctcatctacagcctgaggaacacggAGGTGAAGGACGCCCTGAGGAAAGCCATGAATAAACTCTTAACCAATTCTTGA